In Streptomyces sp. P3, one DNA window encodes the following:
- a CDS encoding class I SAM-dependent methyltransferase, whose amino-acid sequence MTSSELWTRATADRYDAEESELFSAVVLGPTLDFLAELAGDGRALEFAIGTGRVGVPLRERGVRVTGIELSEHMTARLRSKVDEDTLPVTVGDMATTVVDGEFTLVYLVYNTITNLLTQDEQVECFRNAARHLAPGGRFVVELGVPPLRSLPPGQVAVPFDVSERHLGFDTFDLVEQVLVSHHLTRDGDDGRYRRDASRHRYAWPAELDLMARIAGLERERRVADWDGSPFTQDSAKHVSVWRRPA is encoded by the coding sequence ATGACGAGCAGTGAGCTGTGGACGCGAGCGACCGCCGACCGCTACGACGCCGAGGAGAGCGAGCTGTTCTCGGCCGTCGTTCTCGGACCCACGCTCGACTTCCTGGCCGAGCTCGCCGGAGACGGCCGGGCGCTGGAGTTCGCCATCGGCACCGGACGGGTCGGCGTCCCGCTCCGCGAGCGCGGCGTGCGGGTCACGGGCATCGAACTGTCCGAGCACATGACGGCACGGCTGCGGAGCAAGGTCGACGAGGACACGCTGCCGGTGACCGTCGGAGACATGGCCACCACCGTCGTCGACGGCGAGTTCACCCTGGTCTATCTCGTCTACAACACCATCACGAACCTGCTCACTCAGGACGAGCAGGTCGAGTGCTTCCGCAACGCCGCACGCCATCTGGCGCCCGGCGGCCGATTCGTCGTCGAGCTCGGCGTGCCGCCGCTGCGGTCGCTGCCTCCCGGTCAGGTCGCCGTGCCGTTCGACGTCAGTGAGCGGCATCTCGGCTTCGACACCTTCGACCTCGTCGAACAGGTCCTCGTCTCCCACCACCTCACCCGCGACGGCGACGACGGCCGCTACCGCCGCGACGCCTCCCGGCACCGGTACGCCTGGCCGGCCGAGCTCGATTTGATGGCACGGATCGCCGGGCTCGAGCGGGAACGCCGCGTCGCCGACTGGGACGGGTCGCCGTTCACCCAGGACTCCGCCAAGCACGTCTCGGTGTGGCGCAGGCCGGCATGA